The following proteins are co-located in the Phragmites australis chromosome 10, lpPhrAust1.1, whole genome shotgun sequence genome:
- the LOC133931139 gene encoding uncharacterized protein LOC133931139 — translation MSAPSVSRKASSFVVAASMSAVEALKDQAGLCRWDYALRSLYQRAKVSGRAFPVSLSSSQAAAGNSTAASTSAVGRARPRRSEEEKLHKAYHLVCWGPN, via the coding sequence ATGAGCGCGCCGTCGGTGAGCAGGAAGGCGTCGTCGTTCGTGGTGGCGGCGAGCATGAGCGCGGTGGAGGCGCTCAAGGACCAGGCGGGCCTGTGCCGGTGGGACTACGCGCTCCGCTCGCTCTACCAGCGCGCCAAGGTCAGCGGCCGCGCATTCCCGGTGTCCCTGTCGTCGTCCCAGGCCGCAGCGGGCAACAGCACCGCGGCCTCCACTTCCGCCGTTGGCAGGGCCAGGCCCAGGCGgtcggaggaggagaagctgcACAAGGCGTACCACCTCGTCTGCTGGGGCCCTAATTGA